A portion of the Streptomyces sp. NBC_00376 genome contains these proteins:
- a CDS encoding carbohydrate ABC transporter permease, translated as MPGRTATAPEAGHGAAAGPEGGGKPAVRAVPAWRRSLRPYLLIVPALLLTGGILYPFGLGLYYTVFDFAASKPQPDLVGIGNYRRILTQPAFWDSARVTVAYAVGAAAVETVLGVAVALLLHRSSLVGRVLEKILILPLMIAPVIAAIMWKLMLQPSVGVINHLLEPFGLGGVQWTDTPTGALLSSIAVDVWVYTPFVAILALAGLRSLPASPFEAAAVDGAGWWFTFRRLTLPMLWPYVLVAVIFRFMDSLKVFDIIYALTEGGPGDSTMVLQIRAYLEAIRFQRYSFGISYMIVLWAVVYLVTMVLVRYLGRIQNRAAEVER; from the coding sequence GTGCCGGGACGCACGGCCACCGCGCCGGAGGCCGGTCACGGGGCGGCCGCCGGCCCGGAGGGTGGCGGGAAGCCGGCGGTGCGGGCGGTGCCGGCGTGGCGCCGCTCGCTGCGGCCGTATCTGCTGATCGTGCCCGCACTGCTGCTGACCGGCGGCATCCTCTACCCGTTCGGACTCGGCCTCTACTACACGGTGTTCGACTTCGCGGCGAGCAAGCCGCAGCCCGACCTGGTGGGGATCGGGAACTACCGGCGGATCCTCACCCAGCCCGCGTTCTGGGACTCGGCACGGGTGACGGTGGCGTACGCGGTCGGCGCGGCGGCCGTCGAGACGGTGCTCGGGGTGGCCGTGGCGCTGCTGCTGCACCGGTCGAGCCTCGTCGGGCGGGTGCTGGAGAAGATCCTGATCCTGCCGCTGATGATCGCGCCGGTGATCGCCGCGATCATGTGGAAGCTGATGCTCCAGCCCTCGGTCGGCGTCATCAACCACCTGCTGGAACCGTTCGGGCTCGGCGGTGTGCAGTGGACGGACACCCCGACGGGCGCGCTGCTCTCGTCGATCGCGGTGGACGTGTGGGTCTACACCCCGTTCGTCGCGATCCTCGCGCTGGCCGGTCTGCGCTCGCTGCCCGCCTCCCCGTTCGAGGCGGCGGCGGTCGACGGGGCCGGCTGGTGGTTCACCTTCCGGCGCCTGACCCTGCCGATGCTCTGGCCGTACGTCCTGGTCGCCGTGATCTTCCGGTTCATGGACTCGCTGAAGGTCTTCGACATCATCTACGCGCTGACCGAGGGCGGTCCCGGGGACTCGACGATGGTGCTCCAGATCCGGGCCTATCTGGAGGCGATCCGCTTCCAGCGCTACTCGTTCGGGATCAGCTACATGATCGTGCTGTGGGCCGTGGTCTACCTGGTCACGATGGTGCTGGTGCGCTATCTGGGCCGGATCCAGAACCGGGCCGCGGAGGTGGAGCGGTGA
- a CDS encoding ABC transporter substrate-binding protein — protein MDMHAHDRRRFLALGAAAAATPLLTACGAGFGGDRATGDGSAADDVTGPFDWKRARGKTVKALLNKHPYTDALIADLKAFTEKTGIKVEYDVFPEDNYFDKLTVDLSSGRASYDVFMLGAYMVWQYGPPGWLEDLGPWMRNSSATGAEWDQEDFFPNLLAADQWSLKAGAPLGQGGQYALPWGWETNVVAYNTEVFKKLGLKPAETFDELREVAGAITRRAPGAGFDGMYGVAVRGSRSWATIHPGFMTMYARNGLKDFTVDGGKVKPAMNSPEAVAFTRDWAEMVKKGGPPSWTSYTWYQCSSDLGAKKAGMLFDADTAAYFQAVKGASPASGKIAFHPGPKGPGGSLATNMWIWSLGMNARSRNKSAAWLFLQWATGKEHLRKGAIEHNHIDPVRKSVGQDATYKDKMRAIPGFIETFEAVVDETRIQFTPQEQFFDATTSWAAALQEIYGGKNASSVLNGLAGDLASKVG, from the coding sequence ATGGACATGCACGCCCACGACCGGCGACGGTTCCTCGCCCTCGGCGCGGCCGCGGCCGCCACCCCGCTGCTGACCGCCTGCGGCGCGGGCTTCGGCGGCGACAGGGCCACGGGCGACGGCTCCGCGGCCGACGACGTCACCGGCCCCTTCGACTGGAAGCGGGCCAGGGGAAAGACGGTCAAGGCGCTGCTCAACAAGCACCCGTACACCGACGCGCTGATCGCCGATCTGAAGGCGTTCACCGAGAAGACCGGGATCAAGGTCGAGTACGACGTCTTCCCGGAGGACAACTACTTCGACAAGCTCACCGTCGACCTGTCCAGCGGACGCGCCTCCTACGACGTGTTCATGCTCGGCGCGTACATGGTGTGGCAGTACGGGCCGCCGGGCTGGCTGGAGGACCTCGGCCCCTGGATGCGCAATTCCTCGGCCACCGGGGCCGAGTGGGACCAGGAGGACTTCTTCCCCAACCTCCTCGCGGCCGACCAGTGGTCGCTGAAGGCGGGCGCGCCGCTCGGGCAGGGCGGGCAGTACGCGCTGCCGTGGGGCTGGGAGACCAATGTCGTCGCGTACAACACCGAGGTGTTCAAGAAGCTCGGCCTGAAGCCCGCCGAGACCTTCGACGAGCTGCGCGAGGTCGCCGGGGCCATCACCCGCCGGGCGCCCGGGGCGGGCTTCGACGGGATGTACGGGGTCGCGGTGCGCGGCTCGCGCAGCTGGGCGACGATCCACCCCGGTTTCATGACGATGTACGCCCGCAACGGCCTGAAGGACTTCACCGTCGACGGCGGGAAGGTGAAGCCCGCGATGAACTCCCCGGAGGCGGTCGCGTTCACCCGGGACTGGGCGGAGATGGTCAAGAAGGGCGGGCCGCCGTCCTGGACCTCGTACACCTGGTACCAGTGCTCCAGCGACCTCGGGGCGAAGAAGGCGGGGATGCTCTTCGACGCGGACACCGCCGCCTACTTCCAGGCGGTGAAGGGGGCCTCGCCCGCCTCCGGGAAGATCGCCTTCCACCCCGGCCCGAAGGGCCCCGGCGGCTCGCTCGCCACCAACATGTGGATCTGGTCGCTCGGCATGAACGCCCGCAGCCGCAACAAGTCCGCGGCCTGGCTGTTCCTCCAGTGGGCGACCGGCAAGGAGCATCTGCGCAAGGGCGCGATCGAGCACAACCACATCGACCCGGTGCGGAAGTCGGTCGGCCAGGACGCCACGTACAAGGACAAGATGCGTGCCATCCCGGGGTTCATCGAGACCTTCGAGGCGGTCGTCGACGAGACGAGGATCCAGTTCACCCCGCAGGAGCAGTTCTTCGACGCGACGACCAGCTGGGCCGCCGCGCTCCAGGAGATCTACGGCGGGAAGAACGCCTCGTCGGTGCTGAACGGCCTGGCCGGCGATCTGGCGTCGAAGGTCGGCTGA
- a CDS encoding FGGY-family carbohydrate kinase, with translation MGIDLGTQSVRAVVAGDSGEILGSGSAPLTGRRDGVRHEQRPLDWWTALCAASRQALRDCPAPRALAVCATSGTVLLGDREGRPLTPGVMYDDGRAVAEAARAGTAPSWALPKAMWLLEEYGGGADGAVRVMHQADLVLARLAGTPLPTDSSHALKTGYDLERDEWPRRRFGKLGLPDGLFPDVVRPGTRIGEVGRAAAEETGIPAGTAIVAGMTDGCAAQIASGSLTVGSWNSVLGTTLVLKGVTSSPVQDRAGVVYNHRAPDGNWLPGGASGVGGGALTAAFRDADPARLDALARDHEPARVVAYPLVATGERFPFVAPEATGFLLGEPASDAEHWLALLTGVGLVERLCFDYLDLLGAQVYGRLTFTGGAARSGYWSRLRADILGRPVYIPQYSEPALGMAILAAYGAGDGTSLIRTAGAMVRLRHVLRPDPARTAWYTEPYLTLVDELERRGWLPGPVAAHARTRAEQS, from the coding sequence ATGGGCATCGATCTCGGCACGCAGAGCGTCCGGGCGGTGGTGGCAGGAGACAGCGGCGAGATCCTCGGCAGCGGCTCGGCCCCGCTCACGGGCAGACGCGACGGCGTACGGCATGAGCAGCGGCCCCTCGACTGGTGGACCGCCCTGTGCGCGGCCAGCCGTCAGGCGCTGCGCGACTGCCCCGCCCCCCGTGCGCTGGCCGTCTGCGCCACCTCCGGCACCGTGCTGCTCGGCGACCGGGAGGGCCGGCCGCTGACACCGGGGGTGATGTACGACGACGGGCGGGCCGTGGCGGAGGCGGCCAGGGCGGGGACCGCGCCGAGCTGGGCCCTGCCCAAGGCGATGTGGCTGCTGGAGGAGTACGGGGGAGGGGCGGACGGCGCCGTACGGGTGATGCACCAGGCAGATCTGGTGCTGGCGCGGCTCGCCGGGACGCCGCTGCCCACCGATTCCAGCCACGCCCTGAAGACCGGCTACGACCTGGAGCGGGACGAGTGGCCGCGGCGGAGGTTCGGGAAGCTGGGCCTGCCCGACGGGCTGTTCCCGGACGTGGTGCGGCCGGGGACGCGCATCGGCGAGGTGGGGCGGGCGGCGGCCGAGGAGACCGGGATTCCGGCGGGCACCGCCATCGTGGCCGGGATGACGGACGGGTGCGCGGCGCAGATCGCCTCCGGTTCGCTCACCGTCGGCTCCTGGAATTCGGTGCTGGGCACCACGCTGGTGCTGAAGGGGGTCACCTCGTCGCCGGTGCAGGACCGGGCCGGGGTGGTCTACAACCACCGCGCGCCGGACGGGAACTGGCTGCCCGGCGGCGCCTCGGGCGTCGGCGGCGGGGCACTGACCGCCGCGTTCCGCGACGCGGACCCGGCCCGGCTGGACGCGCTGGCCCGCGACCACGAACCGGCGCGGGTGGTGGCGTATCCGCTGGTGGCGACGGGGGAGCGGTTCCCCTTCGTCGCGCCGGAGGCCACCGGCTTCCTGCTCGGCGAGCCCGCCTCCGACGCCGAGCACTGGCTGGCCCTGCTCACCGGCGTGGGCCTGGTCGAACGGCTCTGCTTCGACTACCTCGACCTGCTCGGCGCCCAGGTGTACGGCCGGCTCACCTTCACCGGGGGTGCGGCCCGCAGCGGTTACTGGAGCCGGCTGCGCGCCGACATCCTGGGCCGGCCCGTGTACATCCCGCAGTACAGCGAACCCGCCCTCGGTATGGCGATCCTCGCTGCGTACGGGGCGGGGGACGGGACCAGCCTGATCAGGACAGCGGGTGCGATGGTGCGGCTGCGCCACGTGCTGCGCCCGGACCCGGCGCGCACCGCGTGGTACACCGAGCCGTACCTCACGCTGGTGGACGAACTGGAGCGACGCGGCTGGCTCCCCGGCCCGGTCGCCGCCCACGCCCGCACCCGGGCGGAGCAGTCGTGA
- a CDS encoding histidine phosphatase family protein, whose product MTRSPATLLLARHGQTVWHAENRYAGVSDIALTDEGRRQARRLAEWAARSEVDAVWTSTVSRAIETARPACEALGITPRREHELRECDFGEVEGRTLAEFAAEHPHRAREYRADPVAHPFPGAEDPRAAAARGAAALRRIADAHPGQRVLVVAHNTLLRLVLCELLSIPLGSYRRVFPQLRNAAVSEVRIGEAGGALLSLNLPCAPEVSP is encoded by the coding sequence ATGACCAGGAGCCCGGCCACCCTGCTGCTCGCCCGCCACGGCCAGACCGTCTGGCACGCGGAGAACCGCTACGCCGGGGTCAGCGACATCGCCCTCACCGACGAGGGCCGCCGCCAGGCCCGCAGGCTGGCCGAATGGGCGGCCCGGAGCGAGGTCGACGCGGTCTGGACCTCCACGGTCAGCCGTGCGATCGAGACCGCGCGCCCCGCGTGCGAGGCGCTCGGCATCACGCCCCGGCGCGAACACGAGCTGCGCGAATGCGACTTCGGCGAGGTGGAGGGGCGGACCCTGGCGGAATTCGCGGCCGAGCACCCGCATCGGGCCCGGGAGTACCGCGCCGACCCGGTGGCCCACCCCTTTCCGGGGGCCGAGGACCCCCGGGCCGCGGCGGCCCGGGGGGCGGCGGCGCTGCGCCGGATCGCGGACGCGCACCCGGGGCAGCGGGTGCTCGTCGTCGCGCACAACACCCTGCTGCGGCTGGTGCTGTGCGAACTGCTGTCGATTCCGCTGGGCTCCTACCGCCGGGTCTTCCCGCAGCTGCGGAACGCGGCGGTGAGCGAGGTACGGATCGGGGAGGCGGGCGGTGCGCTGCTCTCCCTCAACCTGCCCTGCGCACCGGAGGTCAGCCCTTGA
- a CDS encoding amino acid permease produces MSRNSVSPPTDSPAAVSDAGADSALTHGLKQRHLSMIALGGVIGAGLFVGSGAGIAAAGPSIIVAYAVSGLLVMLVMRMLGEMSAANPASGSFSVHAERAIGPWAGFTAGWAFWVLLCVAVGLEGIGAAKIVTGWLPGTPEWAWVALFMVVFLGTNLASVTKFGEFEFWFAALKVVAISLFLVLGVLAILGVLPGTDAPGTANLSGEGGFMPNGTEGLVIGLLASVFAYGGLETVTIAAAESENPVQGVAKAVRTAMWRIALFYVGSMAVVVTLVPWDDPKVATVGPFYAALDHLGISGAAEIMNVVILVALLSAMNANIYGASRMACSLVARGQGPKRLGKVSSGVPRAAVLVSSVFGFLCVLLSYWRPDDVFPWLLNMIGAVILVVWIFIGVSQLILRVRLERTAPELLVVRMWFFPVLPVLALLAMAGIFFLMLRQPDTRDQLLATGVLTVVLIAIGLVRQRRAAAAAVKG; encoded by the coding sequence ATGTCTCGGAATTCCGTGTCTCCCCCCACCGATTCCCCGGCTGCCGTCTCCGACGCCGGGGCCGATTCGGCTCTCACCCACGGGCTCAAGCAGCGCCACCTGTCGATGATCGCCCTCGGCGGGGTCATCGGCGCCGGACTCTTCGTCGGCTCGGGCGCGGGCATCGCCGCCGCGGGACCGTCGATCATCGTCGCGTACGCCGTCTCCGGGCTGCTGGTCATGCTCGTGATGCGCATGCTCGGCGAGATGTCGGCCGCGAACCCGGCCTCCGGTTCCTTCTCCGTCCACGCGGAGCGGGCGATCGGGCCGTGGGCGGGGTTCACCGCCGGCTGGGCGTTCTGGGTACTGCTCTGTGTGGCCGTCGGCCTGGAGGGCATCGGCGCGGCGAAGATCGTCACCGGCTGGCTGCCCGGCACGCCGGAGTGGGCCTGGGTCGCGCTGTTCATGGTGGTCTTCCTGGGCACCAATCTGGCCTCGGTGACGAAGTTCGGCGAGTTCGAGTTCTGGTTCGCCGCCCTCAAGGTCGTCGCGATCTCGCTCTTCCTGGTCCTCGGCGTGCTGGCGATCCTGGGCGTGCTGCCCGGTACGGACGCCCCCGGCACCGCCAACCTCAGCGGTGAGGGCGGCTTCATGCCGAACGGCACCGAGGGCCTGGTGATCGGGCTGCTCGCCTCCGTCTTCGCGTACGGCGGTCTGGAGACCGTCACCATCGCCGCGGCCGAGTCCGAGAACCCGGTGCAGGGTGTCGCCAAGGCCGTGCGGACGGCGATGTGGCGGATCGCGCTCTTCTACGTCGGCTCGATGGCGGTCGTCGTGACGCTGGTCCCGTGGGACGACCCGAAGGTCGCGACGGTCGGCCCGTTCTACGCGGCCCTGGACCACCTCGGCATCAGCGGCGCGGCCGAGATCATGAACGTGGTCATCCTGGTCGCCCTGCTCTCCGCGATGAACGCCAACATCTACGGCGCCTCGCGCATGGCCTGCTCGCTGGTCGCCCGCGGCCAGGGTCCGAAGCGGCTCGGCAAGGTCTCCTCGGGGGTCCCGCGCGCCGCGGTCCTGGTCTCGTCCGTCTTCGGTTTCCTGTGCGTGCTGCTCAGCTACTGGCGTCCCGACGACGTCTTCCCGTGGCTGCTCAACATGATCGGCGCGGTGATCCTGGTCGTCTGGATCTTCATCGGCGTCTCCCAGCTGATCCTGCGCGTCCGGCTGGAGCGCACCGCCCCGGAGCTGCTCGTCGTACGGATGTGGTTCTTCCCCGTCCTGCCGGTGCTGGCGCTCCTGGCGATGGCCGGAATCTTCTTCCTGATGCTGCGCCAGCCGGACACCCGTGACCAGCTGCTGGCGACCGGCGTCCTGACCGTGGTGCTCATCGCCATCGGTCTCGTACGGCAGCGGCGGGCGGCGGCAGCGGCCGTCAAGGGCTGA
- a CDS encoding biotin transporter BioY yields MSTAAAAPARTGAVLADLLPAARHRYAVDTALVLGGAALTGIAAQIAVPVPGSPVPVTGQTFAALLVGTALGARRGFLSLAVYALVGMAGMPWFSEGTSGMGFPSFGYVLGMLLAAAVVGGLARRGGDRSVLRTAGTMVLGSAIIYAVGVPYLALATGMSASAAIAAGLVPFLIGDAVKAALAMGALPAAWKLIGRRG; encoded by the coding sequence ATGAGCACTGCTGCCGCCGCCCCTGCCCGCACCGGAGCGGTCCTCGCCGACCTGCTGCCCGCCGCCAGGCACCGTTACGCCGTCGACACGGCCCTGGTCCTCGGTGGCGCCGCGCTCACCGGCATCGCCGCCCAGATCGCCGTACCGGTCCCCGGCTCCCCGGTACCGGTCACCGGCCAGACCTTCGCCGCGCTCCTCGTCGGCACCGCCCTCGGCGCCCGCCGCGGCTTCCTCTCCCTCGCGGTGTACGCGCTGGTGGGCATGGCGGGCATGCCGTGGTTCTCCGAGGGCACCTCCGGAATGGGCTTCCCCTCCTTCGGCTACGTCCTCGGCATGCTGCTCGCCGCCGCCGTGGTCGGCGGCCTCGCCCGCCGCGGCGGCGACCGCTCCGTGCTGCGCACCGCGGGCACGATGGTGCTGGGCTCCGCGATCATCTACGCGGTCGGCGTCCCGTACCTGGCGCTGGCCACCGGAATGTCGGCGAGCGCCGCGATCGCGGCCGGCCTGGTGCCGTTCCTGATCGGTGACGCGGTGAAGGCCGCGCTGGCCATGGGCGCGCTGCCCGCGGCCTGGAAGCTCATCGGCCGCCGGGGCTGA
- a CDS encoding FAD-binding oxidoreductase, with amino-acid sequence MTTTAPSGFQTGFAIRPDLVVEAAHAEDVRAAVADAAARGLPVRVHATGHGLPGAIEGGVLISTRRMDSVGIDPVRRTARIGAGVTWGQVIEAAAPHGLAPLNGSSPSVGAVSYTLGGGLSVLAREFGYAADHVHSLDVVTADGVLRHVSPDSEPDLFWALRGGGHRLGVVTAMEIGLVGAERLYGGSIAFHADGAGVAAEEVIGGYLEWTRTVPDALTSSLAAVRYPDSPQLPKPLRGRYVVSVRVAYTGSTAEGERLVAPLRAIGPAAADSLREMPYADSHTIHSDPPFPHAYYGDSVVLDGLDADRAGRVLELTGPKAPMMTVVQLNHLGGALAARPAVDNAVPYREAGFLLRLLSPLDGTDVASVRALYAEVAELLAPDALGRSLGFSFGGGDRTEGFHDARTQRRLAGLVSHHDPASLFGGSYGISPGGR; translated from the coding sequence ATGACCACCACCGCCCCGTCCGGTTTCCAGACCGGTTTCGCGATCCGCCCCGACCTCGTCGTCGAGGCCGCCCACGCCGAGGACGTACGCGCCGCCGTGGCCGACGCCGCCGCGCGCGGCCTGCCGGTCCGCGTCCACGCCACCGGCCACGGGCTGCCCGGCGCCATCGAGGGCGGGGTCCTGATCAGCACCCGCCGGATGGACTCCGTGGGGATCGACCCGGTCCGCCGCACCGCGCGGATCGGCGCGGGCGTCACCTGGGGGCAGGTGATCGAGGCCGCCGCACCGCACGGCCTCGCCCCGCTGAACGGATCGTCCCCGTCGGTCGGCGCGGTCTCCTACACCCTCGGCGGCGGCCTCTCCGTCCTGGCCAGGGAGTTCGGATACGCGGCCGACCATGTGCACTCCCTCGACGTGGTGACGGCCGACGGGGTGCTGCGCCATGTCTCCCCGGACAGCGAGCCCGATCTCTTCTGGGCGCTGCGCGGCGGCGGCCACCGGCTCGGCGTGGTGACCGCCATGGAGATCGGCCTGGTCGGGGCCGAGCGGCTGTACGGCGGCTCGATCGCCTTCCACGCGGACGGGGCGGGCGTCGCGGCGGAAGAGGTGATCGGCGGCTATCTGGAGTGGACCCGGACCGTGCCCGACGCCCTGACGTCCTCGCTGGCGGCGGTCCGGTACCCCGACTCCCCGCAGCTGCCAAAACCGCTGCGCGGGCGGTACGTGGTCTCGGTACGGGTCGCGTACACCGGCAGCACGGCCGAGGGCGAGCGGCTGGTCGCGCCGCTGCGGGCGATCGGGCCCGCGGCGGCGGATTCGCTGCGGGAGATGCCGTACGCCGACAGCCACACCATTCACAGCGACCCGCCGTTCCCGCACGCGTACTACGGCGACAGCGTGGTGCTCGACGGGCTGGACGCCGACCGTGCCGGACGCGTGCTGGAGCTGACCGGGCCGAAGGCGCCGATGATGACCGTGGTCCAGCTCAACCACCTGGGCGGCGCGCTCGCCGCCCGGCCCGCCGTCGACAACGCGGTGCCCTACCGCGAGGCCGGGTTCCTGCTGCGGCTGCTCTCACCGCTCGACGGCACGGACGTGGCCTCGGTACGGGCCCTGTACGCGGAGGTGGCCGAGCTGCTCGCCCCCGACGCCCTGGGCCGCTCGCTCGGCTTCTCCTTCGGCGGCGGGGACCGGACCGAGGGCTTCCACGACGCCCGGACACAGCGGAGGCTCGCCGGTCTGGTGTCGCACCACGACCCGGCGAGCCTCTTCGGGGGAAGCTACGGAATCAGCCCCGGCGGCCGATGA
- a CDS encoding amino acid permease, which yields MTSQTTTAGPVERPGEPDSPHSPSASPSPDGLQPGLKNRHLSMIAIGGVIGAGLFVGSGAGIAAAGPAILLSYALVGLMVVFVMRMLGEMAAARPSSGSFSAYADQALGRWAGFSIGWLYWFFWVVVLAVEATAGAKILEGWVPGVPQWAWALIVMVVLTATNLVSVGSYGEFEFWFAGIKVVAIGAFVVVGLLAVFGLLPGSDNPGAGLAHLTDTGGFFPKGPGAILTGVLMVVFSFMGSEIVTLAAGESENPQRAVQKATNSVIWRIAVFYLGSIFIVLTLLPWNDASIVKDGSYVAALNSIGIPHAGQVMNVIVLTAVLSCLNSGLYTASRMAFSLGGRGDAPKAFARTNKRGVPQAAILSSVVFGFVAVFFNYKWPDTVFQFLLNSSGAVALFVWLVICFTQLRMRGMILRESPEKLVVRMWLFPYLTWATIAMISFVLVYMLTDDSGREQVLLSLLVAAIVVAISLVREVRNRKNRTAVETPSNT from the coding sequence ATGACGTCGCAGACCACCACGGCCGGGCCGGTCGAGAGGCCCGGCGAGCCGGACTCTCCCCACAGCCCCTCCGCCTCCCCCTCCCCGGACGGTCTCCAGCCGGGACTCAAGAACCGCCATCTCTCGATGATCGCCATCGGGGGCGTGATCGGCGCGGGCCTCTTCGTGGGCTCCGGCGCCGGTATCGCCGCCGCCGGACCCGCCATCCTGCTGTCGTACGCCCTGGTCGGCCTGATGGTCGTCTTCGTGATGCGGATGCTCGGCGAGATGGCCGCGGCCCGCCCCAGCTCCGGCTCCTTCTCCGCCTACGCCGACCAGGCGCTGGGCCGCTGGGCCGGTTTCTCGATCGGCTGGCTGTACTGGTTCTTCTGGGTCGTGGTGCTCGCCGTCGAGGCCACGGCGGGTGCCAAGATCCTGGAGGGCTGGGTGCCGGGCGTCCCGCAGTGGGCGTGGGCGCTGATCGTGATGGTCGTGCTGACCGCGACCAACCTGGTCTCGGTCGGGTCGTACGGCGAGTTCGAGTTCTGGTTCGCCGGGATCAAGGTCGTGGCGATCGGCGCGTTCGTCGTCGTCGGACTGCTCGCCGTCTTCGGACTGCTGCCCGGCTCGGACAACCCCGGCGCGGGGCTGGCGCATCTCACCGACACCGGCGGGTTCTTCCCCAAGGGGCCGGGCGCCATCCTCACCGGTGTGCTGATGGTCGTCTTCTCCTTCATGGGCAGCGAGATCGTCACCCTGGCCGCCGGTGAGTCGGAGAACCCGCAGCGCGCCGTCCAGAAGGCCACCAACAGCGTGATCTGGCGGATCGCCGTCTTCTACCTGGGCTCGATCTTCATCGTGCTCACCCTGCTGCCGTGGAACGACGCGTCGATCGTGAAGGACGGCAGCTATGTCGCCGCCCTCAACTCCATCGGCATCCCGCACGCCGGACAGGTCATGAACGTCATCGTCCTGACCGCCGTGCTGTCGTGCCTGAACTCCGGCCTCTACACCGCCTCGCGGATGGCCTTCTCGCTCGGCGGCCGCGGGGACGCGCCGAAGGCGTTCGCCCGGACGAACAAGCGGGGCGTGCCGCAGGCCGCCATCCTGTCCTCGGTCGTCTTCGGCTTCGTCGCCGTGTTCTTCAACTACAAGTGGCCCGACACCGTCTTCCAGTTCCTGCTGAACTCCTCCGGTGCGGTCGCCCTCTTCGTCTGGCTGGTCATCTGCTTCACCCAACTGCGGATGCGCGGCATGATCCTGCGCGAGTCGCCCGAGAAGCTGGTCGTACGGATGTGGCTCTTCCCGTACCTGACCTGGGCGACCATCGCGATGATCTCGTTCGTCCTCGTCTACATGCTGACCGACGACAGCGGACGCGAGCAGGTGCTGCTCTCGCTGCTCGTCGCGGCCATCGTGGTGGCGATCTCGCTGGTCCGTGAGGTCCGGAACCGCAAGAACCGCACCGCTGTGGAAACCCCCAGCAATACCTGA
- a CDS encoding ribose-5-phosphate isomerase, with protein sequence MRVYLGSDHAGYELKNHLVEWLTSQGHEAVDCGPHIYDAQDDYPPFCLRAAERTAADPESLGIVIGGSGNGEQIAANKVKGVRAALAWSEQTAALGREHNNANVIAIGGRMHSVEESTKFVEIFLATPYSNEERHTRRIEMLTAYESTGELPPIPAHHPQQG encoded by the coding sequence ATGCGCGTGTACCTCGGCTCGGACCATGCCGGCTATGAACTCAAGAACCACCTCGTCGAGTGGCTCACGTCCCAGGGCCACGAGGCCGTCGACTGCGGCCCCCACATCTACGACGCCCAGGACGACTACCCGCCGTTCTGCCTGCGTGCCGCCGAGCGGACGGCCGCGGACCCGGAAAGCCTCGGCATCGTGATCGGCGGTTCCGGCAACGGCGAGCAGATCGCCGCCAACAAGGTCAAGGGCGTCCGTGCCGCACTGGCCTGGAGCGAGCAGACCGCCGCCCTGGGCCGCGAGCACAACAACGCCAACGTGATCGCCATCGGCGGCCGGATGCACTCGGTGGAGGAGTCCACCAAGTTCGTCGAGATCTTCCTCGCCACCCCGTACTCCAACGAGGAGCGTCACACCCGCCGCATCGAGATGCTGACGGCGTACGAGAGCACCGGCGAGCTCCCCCCGATCCCGGCCCACCACCCGCAGCAGGGCTGA
- a CDS encoding Fpg/Nei family DNA glycosylase — protein MPEGHTIHRLAADHRDRFAGRPVRVSSPQGKFSAGAALLDGRPLTDVDAHGKHLFLGFEGTGWVHIHLGLFGKLGFGTVPAPPPTDTVRLRLLNGEHHADLRGPTTCALITDPEKRAIHDRLGPDPLRTDEDGERAWLRISRSRITVAALLMDQKVIAGVGNVYRAEVLFRHGIDPYRLGRDLTRAEWDAIWADLVALMREGVRNNRIDTVRPEHMPEAMGRPPRVDDHGGEVYVYRRARQFCHICGGEIRTADLAARNLFWCPGCQKA, from the coding sequence GTGCCCGAGGGACACACGATCCACCGCCTGGCCGCGGACCACCGGGACAGGTTCGCCGGGCGTCCGGTGCGGGTGAGCAGCCCGCAGGGCAAGTTCTCCGCCGGTGCCGCGCTGCTCGACGGCAGGCCCCTCACCGACGTGGACGCCCACGGCAAGCACCTCTTCCTCGGCTTCGAAGGCACCGGCTGGGTCCACATCCACCTGGGCCTGTTCGGCAAGCTCGGATTCGGTACCGTCCCGGCCCCGCCGCCCACCGACACGGTCCGGCTGCGGCTGCTGAACGGCGAGCACCACGCGGATCTGCGCGGCCCGACGACCTGCGCGCTGATCACCGACCCGGAGAAGCGCGCGATACACGACCGCCTCGGGCCCGACCCGCTGCGCACCGACGAGGACGGCGAGCGGGCCTGGCTGCGGATCTCCCGCAGCCGGATCACCGTCGCGGCCCTGCTGATGGACCAGAAGGTCATCGCGGGGGTCGGCAACGTCTACCGCGCGGAGGTGCTGTTCCGGCACGGGATCGACCCGTATCGCCTCGGCAGGGACCTCACGCGCGCGGAGTGGGACGCGATCTGGGCGGACCTGGTGGCGCTGATGCGCGAGGGCGTGCGGAACAACCGGATCGACACGGTCCGCCCCGAGCACATGCCGGAGGCGATGGGGCGCCCGCCACGCGTCGACGACCACGGCGGCGAGGTGTACGTCTACCGCCGGGCCCGCCAGTTCTGCCACATCTGCGGCGGCGAGATCCGCACCGCCGATCTCGCCGCCCGCAATCTCTTCTGGTGCCCGGGGTGCCAGAAGGCCTAG